In a single window of the Cryomorphaceae bacterium 1068 genome:
- the atpG gene encoding ATP synthase F1 subunit gamma: MANLKEIRSRITSVNSTMQITSAMKMVSAAKLRRAQDKVTRMRPYALKLQEILQNVGNSPSVSENVYAQQREVKRLLIISVTSNRGLCGAFNNNVIKQAKLIIEAHPGAEIKVLSVGKKSFDAFKKTSHVPGVGYPSEPYTIYENLNFDESSIIAQSVMDKFAEGKIDKVVLIYNSFKNAAVQILKEEQFLPILPPEPTDSLVQSDYIFEPGKDEIVNELIPKTLKTQLYKAILDSNASEHGARMTAMHKATDNASEMVKDLKLTYNKARQAAITNEILEIVAGAEALSDS, from the coding sequence ATGGCAAATCTTAAAGAAATACGATCGCGAATTACCTCGGTAAACTCTACCATGCAGATCACCTCTGCCATGAAAATGGTGTCGGCTGCAAAGCTGAGAAGGGCCCAAGACAAGGTCACTCGCATGCGTCCTTATGCTTTGAAGCTACAGGAGATTTTGCAGAATGTTGGTAATTCGCCCAGCGTTTCTGAAAATGTATATGCTCAACAGCGAGAAGTAAAACGACTGCTCATTATTTCGGTAACCTCAAACAGAGGGCTTTGCGGAGCATTCAACAACAATGTGATCAAGCAGGCAAAATTGATCATTGAAGCACACCCGGGTGCGGAGATAAAGGTCCTTTCTGTTGGAAAGAAGTCTTTTGACGCATTCAAAAAGACGAGTCATGTTCCAGGTGTTGGATATCCTTCAGAGCCTTACACGATATATGAAAACTTGAATTTTGATGAGTCGTCAATCATCGCTCAAAGCGTGATGGATAAGTTTGCTGAAGGCAAGATTGACAAGGTTGTACTGATTTACAACTCTTTCAAGAATGCCGCAGTACAAATTTTGAAAGAGGAGCAGTTTCTTCCGATTTTACCACCTGAGCCAACGGATAGCTTGGTTCAAAGTGACTACATTTTCGAGCCTGGAAAGGATGAAATCGTAAATGAATTAATACCTAAGACTTTGAAAACTCAGCTTTACAAAGCAATATTAGACTCCAATGCTTCTGAGCATGGCGCTCGAATGACTGCTATGCACAAGGCTACCGACAACGCTTCGGAGATGGTAAAAGACTTGAAACTCACATACAACAAAGCGAGACAAGCCGCTATTACAAATGAGATTTTAGAAATCGTAGCGGGTGCAGAAGCCCTAAGCGATTCATAA
- a CDS encoding HAMP domain-containing sensor histidine kinase codes for MSRNRLINLLLIILGLALILLADSISSALLSETNKIDQAEDFAQTLDEKTDKAVRAIHELQSDIEAYGPKRAQALRSEGFKALFQEENIALFVFRNDDLILWTDNTISPESARRAATLGTEIYHFENGWYRLVYFTNGIDEYVSAILISRTFPYHNEYLLSGFTDDFKQDNVEAIHLTGAEGRVKLKADHQNFYLSFSDEESRSKKKAFFFALTALLGGGLVLFAILSVYLAESTGRKKYVLFPSLVITLVGLRYFTLKADWPSVTANLAAFDPVLYASSVISPTFADFLINVLLIFVLSFLARQGMAQAKKGNGEPKFLVAFFLGGALLFLQGAWINQVAKELVLNSSVPFEINNLNQLTLSSLFGVLSVGVLYFSALMIADGLSLFAKIKGLIFKSALLSGLILTLIWVVGTHTVGIKDLAFVLWPPFVLIALLYSRLLTQSTVFRFPEGALILIVFSSLGAYNFKKYMQHREQSEVEIIAEKLAINDDPIAEVLFDGQMEELVRDPNVRTLFEQEELHSRETLEDYIVSRYFTGYWSKYDITLHAFTTDKSVWGKLPATRPSGFDDLEKDLVTYSDLDSLEEGFHFLYNAPDRIAYIGVLPLNYNLRETPDGFLIFEFASTLFPQQVGFPNLLIDRELGSKKENEQYSTARYSDGRLTNSRGEYPYPSKPEVFRRQITDGIKFFPLRGYEHYISAFNDDDVVVVSKELYGPLDKITMVTYLSVIYGILFSLMIALFRFRQNREFLRLNLNRKVQALLVILTVTTMVLFSLATKYYIEEKYSEKNERLISEKMHSILLELENKLEDEEGLNYEMSDYLNRILSQFSVIFFTDINLFNPQGDLIASSQMRMFNEGLISRKIDPTAYAYMHYLDQIEYIQEEAVGELSYLSAYSPLLNKRGEIIGYANLPYFARQTELTNEISSFLVSVINLFVLVFVLSLIIALFISQWITLPLRSIRESLSAIELGKANRLVGYKGQDEIGLLVDEYNAKVSELEMNAAKLSQSERESAWREMAKQVAHEIKNPLTPMKLSVQHLERTLLADGSVDEEKVTRVMKNLIEQIDTLTTIANAFSGFAKMPKAKVETINLKDTVESAVELFSGFDRIDFETIYPAKDSCFVKADKDQSIRLFNNLLKNAVQSMTEERRGHISIEIREETDGYATLISDNGSGIEKNQMPKLFIPNFTTKTRGMGLGLAMSKNIVENFGGEISFTSELGKGSQFKVWLPKA; via the coding sequence ATGTCTCGAAATCGACTTATAAATCTGCTTTTGATTATCCTCGGCTTAGCCCTCATCTTGCTGGCCGACAGTATATCATCCGCTCTTTTGTCAGAGACAAACAAAATAGATCAAGCAGAAGATTTTGCACAAACACTGGATGAGAAAACGGATAAAGCAGTTCGGGCCATTCACGAACTACAGTCCGATATTGAAGCCTATGGACCAAAACGAGCGCAAGCGCTCAGATCAGAAGGATTTAAAGCTCTCTTTCAGGAAGAAAACATTGCTCTTTTTGTTTTTAGAAACGATGACCTCATTCTCTGGACTGACAATACGATCTCTCCTGAATCTGCAAGGAGGGCAGCAACCCTTGGCACCGAAATTTATCATTTTGAAAATGGTTGGTATCGACTCGTATACTTCACCAATGGTATTGATGAGTATGTTTCTGCCATTCTTATTTCAAGAACTTTCCCTTATCATAATGAATACCTGCTCAGCGGCTTCACAGACGATTTCAAACAAGACAATGTAGAGGCTATCCATCTTACCGGCGCAGAAGGTAGGGTAAAGCTTAAGGCTGATCATCAGAATTTCTATCTATCATTTTCGGACGAAGAATCCAGATCAAAGAAAAAGGCTTTCTTTTTTGCTCTTACTGCATTACTTGGTGGCGGCTTAGTTCTGTTCGCCATTCTCTCGGTCTATCTGGCTGAATCAACTGGTCGAAAAAAATATGTGCTCTTTCCCTCGCTGGTCATCACTCTTGTAGGCCTTCGTTACTTCACCTTGAAAGCAGACTGGCCGTCCGTAACGGCTAACTTAGCAGCATTCGATCCCGTTCTCTACGCTTCTTCCGTCATATCTCCCACCTTCGCAGACTTCCTGATCAATGTGCTCTTAATATTTGTCCTGTCTTTTCTCGCAAGGCAAGGCATGGCTCAGGCCAAAAAAGGAAATGGTGAGCCAAAATTTCTTGTTGCTTTTTTCTTAGGTGGGGCTCTACTGTTTCTTCAAGGAGCGTGGATTAATCAGGTAGCAAAGGAGCTGGTCTTAAATTCATCTGTTCCTTTCGAAATAAATAACCTAAATCAACTTACCCTGAGTAGCTTATTTGGTGTTCTCTCCGTGGGTGTTTTGTATTTCAGCGCCCTGATGATCGCGGACGGCCTCTCGCTTTTTGCCAAAATCAAAGGCTTGATTTTCAAATCCGCACTCTTATCCGGTCTGATTCTAACATTGATTTGGGTCGTTGGAACGCACACGGTCGGAATCAAGGATTTGGCCTTCGTATTGTGGCCTCCATTTGTTTTGATCGCCTTACTTTATTCTCGACTGCTTACCCAATCCACCGTTTTCCGTTTTCCGGAAGGTGCGCTTATTCTCATCGTTTTTTCCTCTCTCGGGGCATACAACTTCAAAAAGTATATGCAACATCGAGAGCAAAGTGAGGTAGAAATCATAGCAGAAAAGCTGGCCATAAACGATGACCCTATTGCTGAAGTGCTCTTTGATGGTCAAATGGAAGAGTTGGTTAGGGACCCGAATGTGAGAACCCTTTTTGAGCAAGAAGAACTTCACTCGAGAGAAACATTAGAAGATTACATCGTCTCGCGATACTTCACCGGATACTGGAGTAAATACGACATCACTCTCCACGCATTTACCACAGATAAGTCAGTCTGGGGAAAACTACCTGCCACCCGACCGAGTGGATTTGATGATCTTGAGAAAGATCTAGTCACATATAGCGATTTGGATAGTTTAGAAGAAGGTTTTCACTTCTTGTACAATGCTCCCGATCGAATTGCCTACATCGGCGTATTGCCCCTGAACTACAACTTACGTGAAACTCCTGACGGATTCCTCATCTTTGAATTTGCCTCCACCCTATTTCCTCAGCAAGTGGGGTTTCCCAACCTGCTGATTGATAGAGAGCTGGGAAGCAAAAAAGAGAATGAGCAATACTCCACCGCGAGATATTCTGATGGGCGATTAACCAATAGCCGAGGAGAATACCCCTACCCATCAAAACCGGAGGTATTCCGAAGACAGATCACAGATGGCATAAAATTTTTCCCGTTAAGGGGTTATGAGCACTACATCTCTGCTTTTAATGATGACGATGTGGTGGTGGTATCCAAAGAGCTTTATGGCCCTCTGGACAAAATAACCATGGTGACTTACCTCAGCGTGATTTATGGAATCCTTTTCTCCTTGATGATTGCCCTGTTTCGCTTTCGCCAAAACAGGGAGTTCTTGCGTCTCAATCTGAACCGAAAAGTTCAGGCGCTATTGGTCATCCTTACGGTCACTACCATGGTCCTGTTTTCATTGGCTACTAAGTATTACATAGAAGAAAAATACAGTGAAAAAAACGAGCGCCTCATCTCTGAAAAAATGCACTCGATCCTATTGGAGTTGGAAAACAAACTCGAAGATGAGGAAGGACTTAACTACGAAATGTCCGATTACCTTAACCGCATCCTCTCTCAGTTTTCGGTCATTTTCTTTACGGATATCAATCTTTTCAATCCTCAAGGCGATTTGATCGCGTCAAGCCAAATGAGGATGTTTAATGAAGGTCTGATCAGCAGAAAAATTGATCCAACTGCATACGCCTACATGCACTATCTGGATCAAATAGAATACATACAGGAAGAGGCCGTAGGAGAACTTTCATACTTATCAGCATACTCTCCCCTTCTCAATAAAAGAGGGGAAATAATTGGTTATGCGAACCTCCCCTACTTTGCCCGACAAACAGAATTGACTAATGAAATTTCGAGCTTCTTGGTATCTGTTATTAACCTCTTCGTGCTGGTTTTTGTACTTTCCTTGATCATTGCGCTCTTCATTTCGCAGTGGATCACTTTGCCACTCCGATCGATAAGGGAAAGCCTTTCGGCAATTGAGCTGGGGAAAGCAAACCGATTGGTGGGTTACAAAGGCCAGGACGAAATAGGATTGCTCGTGGATGAATACAATGCCAAAGTATCAGAGCTGGAAATGAATGCCGCCAAACTGAGTCAGTCTGAACGCGAATCAGCTTGGCGCGAAATGGCCAAACAAGTAGCCCATGAGATCAAAAACCCTCTTACTCCAATGAAGCTCAGTGTCCAACATTTGGAAAGGACTCTCCTCGCTGATGGATCTGTAGATGAGGAGAAGGTAACGCGCGTAATGAAAAATCTAATTGAGCAAATAGACACCCTCACTACCATAGCTAATGCATTTTCGGGCTTTGCAAAGATGCCGAAGGCCAAAGTAGAAACCATCAACTTAAAAGATACGGTAGAGAGTGCCGTAGAGCTCTTCAGCGGATTTGATCGAATAGACTTCGAAACGATCTATCCGGCAAAAGACTCTTGCTTTGTGAAAGCCGATAAAGACCAATCGATCAGACTATTCAACAACCTTTTGAAAAATGCAGTTCAATCGATGACCGAAGAAAGAAGAGGTCATATATCGATTGAGATTAGAGAAGAAACCGATGGCTACGCGACCCTCATTTCCGATAATGGATCAGGTATCGAGAAAAATCAGATGCCGAAGCTATTCATCCCAAACTTTACTACGAAAACCAGAGGAATGGGATTGGGGCTAGCGATGTCGAAAAACATCGTTGAGAATTTTGGGGGAGAAATTTCCTTTACCAGTGAATTGGGCAAAGGAAGTCAGTTTAAGGTTTGGCTCCCTAAGGCCTAA